DNA sequence from the Macrobrachium rosenbergii isolate ZJJX-2024 chromosome 55, ASM4041242v1, whole genome shotgun sequence genome:
aaaataaggaatcttTTTGCCAGAGGAATTTGTTTGAGGGATGCAAGACAGCCACAtaaaactgaaactattaatCGAAATGCTCGGCGGGGTCTTATCACAATCTAGACAATGTATACTTGTCatatgcattttaaaataaataacgtaAATCAATCAGGTTCTATGAATATAAAACTTACAAATATCTTGAACTATTATGCAATGATAAGTAGTACTATGggagcaatacatatatatagatgaggCAATAATTGCatcaataaaaaatcaataatacttTATATCTTTACAATATTAACAGTTTTTACAAATGTATGTAAAGTACAGTACTATGTTAGGTTCGCAAAACATGCACACAAGGCTGCTAAGGTTACTTTCAATAGTGGAATCCTTAAAACATGCACACAAAACTGCTAAGTTAATTTTCAATGGATGAACCTACTGTCAATGATGAGTGTACAGTCTTCAAGGAGTAGTGATGACAAATGGCATATCGAAAAAAGTACATTTTTCCGCAAATGTTTGACAATTAGGTTGAAATAacttgcaaaaaacaaaatatacttgaGAAATGTACTGTACTTCTTTCAACCTGAATGCTTTAGCCTTAGTTTCTTAATTCCAAAATCAGATCGAAAGTCTGCtttgataaaaacaaactttttctacTGTTTCATATTAATCCTAATTTTTGGCACACCTCATTATAAACATAAGATCGATACTGTAatttaattcagaaataaattataaaagtaaaaactaaattaagGTATCAATTCAGCGTTGGCCCTAAGCAAACAAATTACCACTCGTAACGATTCTCTATTCTTTTTCCAAACAATTTCAATCAAGCATAGATGGTAAAATTATGTAAGGACTCTGAAGCAAAGAGTAATATTGTTCACAGGCTAAAAATACTTTCTTGTGTATGGTGGCAAAGCATGAAAGATTCAAATGGGTTATACTTTTTGTAACATTATATGGTTGGTTCTTAATTTTTGACGCAGCAGTAACAAATTTTCGCTGCAAGAGACATGTACTCGTATGCTGAAAGATTCTAAACATTCAGAAAAGGTGAAAGACCAGGGATTATTCAGATGAGTGCAAGCTTCCGTTATTACGATGAAGATACAGGAATATTCTGAGGAAGTAATAATGGCCAAATTTTTAACACAATCAAACCAGTTTTGATACAAAGTATACGTCTAACtagaacttcaaaataaaatgcacaCAAATCATTGAAGGGTACAGcttttggatgtttgatgattaaaaAACTCCAACTTAAAAATCTAGATCTCCACAAGTAGTTTCCTTTGGTTGCTGTAAATTTTTTCTCTGAACCCTGCCACAGCACATGTTTTGCATTAAATGCTGTACCTTCCTTGATGCAACAAATATACAAGCTTCTTGATATCTTACTCTACTGTACAATGACTAAGGTGGTTATTCCTGTGTTTAAGAAATACTTTATAGTGAAACATTAATGGAGTCAACTTCAGTCCTGCAAGACTTGTTGACAACAATGACTAAGGTTCTCCAGTTGAAAGTGGAATTACACAAAATTGCACTAAAATCTTTGGTTACTCTATACAGTCCTTAGTCAGCGAGATACTGACCGATCTATGTCCTCATCCATCCATGCCTCAAAAAGTGCTCGGAACTCTTGAATAAAGTTGTATTGCTGAAATGGACAAACAAAGGATTTGTCACATTTTCATGAAACAGTTTAAGCAAACCAGAGTCATATTTTTAGACTTGGCTGACTGCATGGAAATTAAAAGTACTGTAGGTGAAAGTTGAACTCGGGTGGccaaggcaagagagagagaaaaggaaacaaaggaaaaaccaaaGATGGAATGTGCACCAACAGGCACGCTGTAGGACCTTCCCCATTAATTGGGAGGAAACTCCATACTAACTCACACAAGAACAACGGTCTTGCAGATTATGTAGATTTACCTCCTAAGGTTTCAGATTTTGTTAAtgaagcaaaatgacaaattccagaaaaaattttacagagtatactgtactgtacaagatAAAACTGGTATTTGCAAATTGTTTTCAAGCATATATGGGATACATAATGAAGGCACATAACATTTGGTAACTGCGTATTCATATAGCAGATGAACTGTAATCTTAAGGACGGTTTGAGTGTTATGTAATGGAATATGTCACATGCCAGAGTTTGCAATTAACAGAGTCctaattatcaataattattaatcatgggcaacttcaaaatataatacacataGAGCCCTTTACTTGAATGTTTGAAAAATCTCAATTTTTCACTGACAGCCAATACAAAAAACCCATTAACTACGTATACAGCACCTGATGTCCTGTGAATAAAAATCTGTCTGGATACTAGCTGGTATTAAGCACTACAAATCGGCATTAGATGAGAGAGGAATCGTTAACTAAGTACATACCTTTACAGTTTGAACTGCCCTTGCTCCCCTGAGATCCCTTATGTGACAAATGGTTTGATCTGGCGTTAAGGAATTGTTGAAATATTGGAGAAGACAGGATGCAATGACACAAGCTCGGCCAAGGCCACCAATACAGCTGAAGAGAGATGAAGCATTTACTGTACGTAGCTACTCAATGTACTCGATAATACTAATGGGATCAGCTATTGAAAAATGGGTCTGTTctgtagaataaaaaagaaatatgtaggGAGGAGCAGGGTTTTAGTTATACTGTACTGTTAACATCGTATCATAAATATTCGGTACGATATTTTCCTACCAAAGCACAGGCTAAAAgaacaaaatcaatattaaaatacAGCCAAACACCAAATATTAAAATCTACTTGAATACCACAGTTGTTATATCAGCTCGGATACTTTCCTCCTCCCTACTTCAGAAACAAAGTTTTGtgtgaattaaattaattcttatcTTTTGGGAATACATTCCTATTAAAATCTGCACACCAGTTTTCCTAGTTCTGTAGGACAACAAAGGACTGGCACTAAGTGAAGTTTAGCACTAAGTGAAGTTTATGCTTAGATACAGGAAATCTCATGAACAGTGAATGTGAAATTATGACAATTCATGTCAtgtaatttatgaatttaaaggtaataacaataaataatgagcatataaaatattcaattttgctACATAATTTGAATGATTTAGCATGCTtggatacatactgtataaagtGGTACAAAATTCAATGCAACTTACTGAATTAAGATTTTTCGCTTGGCCTCCAAAGCTTGCCGTACTAAATCGATAATATCTACGACAGTTTCAACAGGTGGCGCTGTTCCGTCTAAAAACGGGAAGTGGTGGACTGTCAAACCTCTCATTTCGTATTCATTCATTAAGTTTGGAACTCTGTACTTTCTCAGTTCCCCTTTCGTCATCAGCATTACAACATCTGTGATGccaaaatattcaattttgtcTGAAAGGAGAAAAGCATCATGTACTGTACCATTTATTATGGATATAAAACAAAGGAAGGTATCAACTTATAAAGCACCCACATTTATGCATTTGACTAAAATGGAGACAAAGTACAGTATCAGTCTTGTTACATAAAATTATCCAAAACAGTTCTCTGGTTAAAAGAGATTTCCTGATGATTGTGACACCCTGTCACCAGGTTAGGGGCAATTGCCACAGGAAGCAATGTTACAGTCAATTTATCTTCTAGGTTAAATATCCATTTCACACGTTATAGAACTGTGATACTGATTCCCAACTACAGCAATGAGAATCATTACTTATTTATTACAAGGATAAGTTATTTCAATTCTGGTGTAATGGTCACAGCTGCAATTgtacaaaatcaataaatcacAAGTATCTGTCTTATAATATTGTAACATATAAAAGGCACAATATAATGAGCAAGACAGTTCAGTGATTAAGCAGAAAGCAAGATATGCGCATGTAATTACAACTCAAAAACAACAATTTTACTATTACTGGATGGTAAGACAGCAATTACAGACTATAAAATCATTCTCTTCTAATTCAGATAATTAGAGATTTATCATGTGTGTAGATAAGTCTGCTTCTAAGAATTATAATTTCTACCTACTTACAGAATGCCATGACAAAGCAAAGATACTCatgataatttgaattttttacacatatacatgccAGAACTCTGAAATGGCTGCAATTAgatgaaaaaattgaaatcttATCCTTACTACATCCAAATCCTTGGGGTCAGCCCTGCGAGAGCAAAATTAAttagctcagtgttctggttaaactaatgtactGTACTTAATATATGGGCCACCTTCAGTGAAGGCTGGTCTGGCTGTTGAAACGCAGTAACACAATAGTCAACTACAGCAGCATCAGTCGCAGGTGAGTAAGGGGGAAAGGGGCTCACCTAATCACTCACCTATCAGTGCCACTTATTCCCTCAACACAAAGACAAATGTGATGTTACTTAAAGGAGGGAATGAGATAAAAGGCTTCACATTTGTACATCTAACAAAAATGAATGCTGTCTTGAATTTGCAATTTCTTTCTACATCGGTACAAATACTCATCTATCATATGGAGATTCACTCCCTAAATGACTTGTGCTGTTCTTCCCGCCTTGAAATGTCAGCTTTCCATCACTTATGTGAACAGATGACTATGAGGGAACTCAATACAGCACACAATTGATGCATATGTATGGAAAAACTAGTtttgagctataaaaattcaatcTGTTATCTTACAACTTCATCAATCATATGTGTGACTCCTGTATGCTTGAGTATGCCTGTAGAATCAAGGAGATAACTTGGGGATTAAGATTAATGGACCAAGAGCCTGATAATTCAAGAGGGTTTTTCATAACAGGAATAAACTCATAGTGCAAAGCAAGGAGCTTGCATCTGGCAAGTCTCCTATGGTTTAGCATTGAAACACACCATTTACAAAGTGTAGAAACTAGTAATCCCAAAAGTCAATGTTGCTAGGTTTTACCATGAATGGCTGAATGAAGATGGAGTTacgaagaagatgaaaaatgctcAGTGTCTTCCATCACAGGTAACAATTGGCCTGCCACAACTATTGGTCCCAGCAAGTACAAATCCAAGCATTTGTGAAGGGTATCTTTAGTAAAAAGTAGCAAGGGTGGATTGGCACCAATAGatacctgtacagtaaaccccctcaTGATTCATGGACTCACCTTGCTcagaacatatctagccattattcacggttcgcccatttgcggtatttttcactgaaaatattcactgattactgtattttcatagaattttcatgaataaatgcactttttgtgataaaactacagtattaaaatactcaggtatatgcatttttacagggtttttcagTGTTTAGACTAgcaaagtgtttttagagggttttaagtatttgcagattttagctatttgctagATCCCCGACCTGTACTCAAATTAAAGGGCAAAACCAGCAAGAAGTCAAGATGGTGCTGATTTCATGGACCAGCAATTTTGCCTGCTCTGTTTCATCTACTGATAAGTTAGTGCAGGCTTTCATGATTACTTACCATTGCCGGTGAGAAATTGCATTCTTCACACACTGCTTGCTTTTCTGCCCTGTAAAGATTACGCAGTGCTGAACTGCCCTCACTGGACAAACCACTGGTCTGTCTTGTTACTTGTGACAAGACAGGAATAAGATGACAAAGGGTACTTGTCATCTGCATATCTCCTACATCCTGGCTActtgtcatttgcatattttctatGGAGTAAGGTATAAAACAACAGTCACACCATTACTCAATCTAGCGTGTGTGGCTTTAAGGCCTCATAGTGCATGTATCTTGGTGATGCAGACACTAACATAAAGACTGTTTTCAATGTGACCTCTAGCAATGATACCTCTTGAACCAGATCATACTGAGGCTTTATTAGATTGAAACTGTTCCCAAGGAGCATCCTTTTCAAAGAGCTGGATGAGCTTTTTCAATTCCACTAACTGAAAAATACCTGCCAGAGGGGGAACACAAAACCCATGATATATGAGACAGAATAACTTGAATggttcaaagaaaaatgaaatctgTGATCACTGGAATAGAGGACCTGACTGGACGTATGCCCATTATTACACCAACAACAAAATCAGCGTCACTTAACCTAGTAGAGGTTGTTGGCTGAGAATTTACAGTAGCCAGCAATGGCTGTGGGTACCATGGGACATAAACCTGGCACAATGTACTAAAATTCAGGCTGCACAATTAACAAGCAAGAGTTGTGAGACTGAAGGTGATTAGTGTGAGAATTTTCCTCCACCTACATCCAAATCATGTAACCACTATCTCTTCCCTTAATACCCTCAACATCAATTAGCGAATCAGTGCACAACAATCACATTCAGGCAAATGGACTACTTATAGTCACATGCAAGCTTGCCTGGCTAAGCAAAAGTAATTAGAACAGTGCTTCCTACCCAAATTATGTGCTTCATCTTTGCTCTAAATATTGAATCCTTCACATAGTACACTGTTTTATGCACACTTTTGtgattttgtgaaattatatttatttaacttcTGCAGAGAAAAAATGGTGAGTTAAAAGTGTGGTTTGATTATGTACGAAGTGGACAAGAGAGGGATTCCTGCACagcttcaaaaataaattttcactttaGAGAAAACTTACCTAGGTCTCTGGCAAGGTTCTGCCAAATATTTCTAAAACGACATCCGGGCAAACCACTGAGAGCTACGCTTTGAGGACAATCCATGAACGACATATTAAGCCTGTGAAAAAAATAACCAACATGAataggaaatgtaaataaaagaagagaattatttttgaaatatatcatATGCTGCACAGTTTGTTCACGACATACTGACCTTCCTACACTTTTACTTGTGCTACTTTATAACTTTGTAACAGTACGGACACAAtagtatataaacagtatatttgCATTAATGGATAATTCATCCTAATTTCTGGCTTAGTGAGTTATATAAATTTAGGCCATACGACTACTTGTCCTaggatgtacagtatagtgaaGAATGAATTCTGAAAAATTAGGGTTTGTGTCACTTTAATCATCAGCTACTTCTCTCACAGTTCCCTAAACTTTGCTGGAGCTCCCAGTTACAAGTAAAAAGGTCAAAATAATTCACATATATGCTTCTGGGTGCAATATTTCCCTGAAGATATGCTGAATACACAAAATTTCAAGAACAGTTAAACTGGACTGTAGTTACATTTTGCCAATTTTACTACATTAGTTAATGTAAACATTAGCATAGCCTATAAGTATTCCATTTTCATTGTGAGGCATCTCCATACTGTATGCATAACAAATCCTTCCCAACatcaaagtaaatattaaaaatttaaagttgaaaacaaaaacatagaaataaaaatacagtaaataagaaaattaatatgaaaaatataaaacaatactgGTACATGAAACATATATTTGGACATTCATAAAATAGATGAAAAGagggtatgataaaaaaaaatacaaacattagtCAATCCAGTAGTGACAAAAAACATCTGTTCTTAACGTAGGAAGTGAGCATGAGATCGATCACATCCCATTTTGGCTACTTCTTGGACTACCCAACTATCACTTAGTATGGGTTAAAGAAACAATTCTGACTTAGCAATTAGtagagaaaaataatggaatgGTAAATCAATACAGTGATGTATATCTTGTACAAACACCTGACAATCTTCCCCAAATCAAGGAAACTTCTGTACACGGCACCAAGCTTACCCATCCTCTATACATACAGAATGTATCTATGGTAAACCATTCAACACTTACAGTACTTTGTATCAAGACCTACCAATCAATCTTCAATGGCTGTGTTGGTGGGGCAGCTGCCGAAAGCCCTGGCTCCTCTTCATCTGATGAATCAAACATAATGCTGTCCAggaactgaaaatgaataaaatcttctTTACTGTACGTTATTTACAATGAAATGTTAAGGCAAAAATATATGATACTGCTCAACCATGCCCATTCTTACATTTGGTTTGCTTTACAAAAAAAGGGCGCTAACCTATGACCAATGTGCCAGATCTTAAATAATACGATACTGACTATCAATATCTATCAGTTTTGGTGGAAACCAAACAGTTTATGCAACTTTCTTACACCATATAGGCCTACagttagtgaaatatttcaaggaTAACTCTTGTGAACATGGCACCTCAATTATTCAACAAGCTGTcgcaaaaattaaaaagactttaatataaaaagttttaaatgatgaaattatataCACAGGCCTAAACTAGCAACtgaaaaatgtatgaaacaaGAGTTAAAGTTATTCATGAACTATCAATTTCAACAGTTAAGCATAAAGGGGTTCACTAGGCCTAGATAAACACAATAAGATGGATGATGGAATGAGTCTAGTC
Encoded proteins:
- the LOC136835588 gene encoding cyclin-dependent kinase inhibitor 3-like gives rise to the protein MFDSSDEEEPGLSAAAPPTQPLKIDWLNMSFMDCPQSVALSGLPGCRFRNIWQNLARDLDKIEYFGITDVVMLMTKGELRKYRVPNLMNEYEMRGLTVHHFPFLDGTAPPVETVVDIIDLVRQALEAKRKILIHCIGGLGRACVIASCLLQYFNNSLTPDQTICHIRDLRGARAVQTVKQYNFIQEFRALFEAWMDEDIDRSVSR